The Salvia splendens isolate huo1 chromosome 21, SspV2, whole genome shotgun sequence genome includes a window with the following:
- the LOC121785052 gene encoding uncharacterized protein LOC121785052 encodes MAISFTRFPWLWLGGEDKEQVSNGSMINSINSVGEWGLGLRGEAENLKLYSTKKGDGGMRNRKLKRKWKSREERSRRIDKEYDMVVVPSDGVGLSLSESDDSDWSIGWMEPHAPDFLQSDDEGDDSFAVLVPCYRHDCQRLEAKEADLSIQFLDGYSAGGREYMEQWLSSLQKS; translated from the exons atggCTATTTCTTTCACTAGATTCCCATGGTTGTGGTTGGGTGGGGAAGATAAAGAGCAAGTCTCAAATGGATCAATGATAAATTCAATAAATTCTGTTGGGGAGTGGGGCTTGGGGCTGAGAGGAGAAGCTGAGAATTTGAAGTTATATTCGACGAAGAAGGGTGATGGAGGGATGAGGAATAgaaaattgaagaggaaatGGAAGAGTAGGGAAGAGAGGAGCAGAAGGATTGATAAAGAGTATGATATGGTGGTGGTGCCATCAGATGGGGTTGGTTTATCATTATCCGAATCGGATGACTCGGATTGGTCTATCGGGTGGATGGAGCCTCACGCCCCCGATTTCCTCCAGAGTGATGACGAGGGAGACGACAGCTTTGCTGTGCTGGTCCCTTGCTATAGGCATGATTGCCAGAGATTGGAAGCAAAGGAGGCTGATCTCAGTATCCAGTTCTTGGATGGTTACTCTGCTG GCGGTAGGGAGTACATGGAACAGTGGCTTTCCTCTCTCCAAAAATCTTGA
- the LOC121783637 gene encoding kinase-interacting protein 1-like, which produces MLQRAASNACSWWWANHIRNKQTKWLEQSLLDMEDKVQCMLKLIAEDGDSFAKRAEMYYKRRPELIDAVEDSYKAFKALADRYDIISKELQNANNTIATVFPDQVQLSMDDGDDDCPPTKPIQKAPTKSTNIPKAPKASMDSLKSFINNASKQFQPKKTFSSKSKARPKPPTPKSGLTRDEAAREIDRVNKEILTLQTVKEFCKSSYENGLAKFYEIENQIAEMQEKVSLLQDEYEVEDVIDDGEARTLMAEAALKSCKETLSELQEKQENSAKEAQDESKKINEARDQLQSLRQDCIDDEQYEDMPDTDRQDVTLGFIQELNDMETLTSDKSIDLSSSAALTVTQLAEKIDVLVNKVINLETAVSSQTVLINTMRSESDELREQIKQLERDKEQPVGDMHSLSNRIKELEDKLSRLEELDSNVEAHNSKLEAYFSHCRCSLDHLSEKLATLRLDEEAEEADSSQSKHEKSKKKKKKESKKKDKSKKKETRDEKEVPVSDEADIEVATEVNMDDAGDDGGDENVSSLEKKQDVGMLKPHTNEEDPMPYQVDESDLSWQQLLLNGAEDRDKILLREYTTILRNYKDVKRKLSDTEKKDRDIEFDFTMQLRELKQAIMKRDQEIQHLKQELTLVQGNKDGKKEEEGESQSESADESGKQEPGTQDLGMEEKENFIQMIFKVNPPGISAVEERLRMMIDAILDENLDFWLRFSTAFHQVQKFKSEAQDLIDEIKKLRRKKKQEGGITSQLKSEVRPIYKHLREIQTELTMWLEQRVSLKDELKRRFTSLCSIQEEITTALKEGVEEDEIMFSSHQAAKLQGEILSMKQENNKVREELQTCLDHVSQLQLDIEKNLRQLNREFSICTDQPQLQHAISRSKIPMRNLIFGTKVKKQKQSLFNFMHTNKKVHAIRAFPAV; this is translated from the exons atgtTGCAAAGAGCGGCGAGCAACGCTTGTTCGTGGTGGTGGGCGAACCACATCCGCAACAAGCAAACGAAATGGCTCGAACAGAGCCTCCTCG ACATGGAGGACAAGGTGCAGTGCATGCTGAAGCTGATCGCGGAGGATGGCGACTCCTTCGCCAAGAGGGCTGAGATGTACTACAAGCGACGCCCCGAGCTCATCGATGCTGTGGAGGACTCCTACAAAGCATTCAAGGCGCTGGCTGACCGCTACGACATCATCTCCAAAGAGCTCCAGAATGCGAACAACACCATCGCTACCGTCTTCCCCGACCAGGTCCAGCTCTCCATGGACGACGGGGACGATGACTGCCCCCCGACCAAACCAATCCAAAAAGCCCCCACCAAGTCCACCAACATCCCCAAAGCTCCCAAGGCATCCATGGACAGCCTCAAGAGCTTCATCAACAACGCTTCCAAACAGTTCCAGCCTAAGAAAACCTTCTCTTCCAAGTCAAAGGCCCGCCCCAAGCCTCCTACCCCTAAATCCGGCTTGACCAGAGACGAGGCTGCCCGCGAGATCGACAGGGTCAACAAGGAGATCCTCACCCTCCAGACCGTCAAGGAGTTCTGCAAAAGCTCCTACGAGAACGGCTTAGCCAAATTCTACGAGATTGAGAACCAGATCGCGGAGATGCAGGAGAAGGTCTCCCTGCTGCAGGACGAGTACGAGGTGGAGGATGTGATCGATGATGGAGAAGCCCGCACTCTGATGGCCGAGGCCGCCTTGAAATCCTGCAAGGAGACCCTCTCCGAGCTGCAGGAGAAGCAGGAAAACTCTGCCAAGGAGGCCCAAGACGAGTCCAAGAAGATCAACGAGGCACGCGACCAGCTCCAGTCCCTCAGGCAAGACTGTATCGATGACGAACAATATGAAGATATGCCTGATACCGACAGACAGGATGTCACCTTGGGTTTCATACAAGAGCTCAATGACATGGAGACCTTGACCTCCGACAAGAGCATCGACCTCAGCTCCTCCGCAGCTCTGACAGTCACTCAGCTTGCTGAGAAGATCGACGTGCTGGTGAACAAGGTCATCAACCTGGAGACTGCGGTGTCGTCCCAGACTGTCCTAATCAACACCATGAGATCAGAATCGGACGAGCTACGGGAACAGATCAAGCAGCTCGAGAGAGATAAGGAGCAACCCGTGGGCGACATGCACAGCCTCAGCAACAGGATCAAGGAACTCGAGGACAAGCTCAGCAGGCTCGAGGAGCTCGACAGCAATGTTGAAGCTCACAACAGCAAGCTCGAGGCCTACTTTTCCCACTGTCGCTGCAGCCTTGATCACCTCTCAGAGAAGCTTGCCACTTTGAGGCTGGACGAGGAAGCTGAGGAAGCTGATTCCTCGCAGAGTAAGCATGAGAagtcgaagaagaagaagaagaaggagagtaAGAAGAAGGATAAGTCCAAGAAGAAGGAGACGAGAGACGAGAAAGAGGTGCCAGTATCAGATGAGGCCGACATCGAAGTGGCGACAGAAGTTAATATGGACGATGCTGGTGATGATGGCGGTGATGAGAATGTCAGCTCATTGGAGAAAAAGCAGGATGTTGGTATGCTAAAGCCGCATACCaacgaggaggatcccatgcCTTACCAAGTTGACGAGAGTGACCTGAGCTGGCAGCAGCTGCTGCTGAACGGggcagaggatcgagacaagatcCTGCTCAGAGAATACACCACCATCCTTAGGAACTACAAGGATGTGAAGAGGAAGCTCAGTGATACAGAGAAGAAGGACAGAGACATTGAATTCGACTTCACGATGCAGCTGAGGGAGCTGAAACAAGCTATCATGAAGAGGGATCAAGAGATTCAGCATCTCAAGCAGGAGCTAACCCTTGTGCAAGGAAACAAGGATGGCAAAAAAGAGGAAGAGGGCGAATCCCAATCCGAATCAGCAGATGAGAGTGGCAAACAGGAACCAGGAACTCAAGACTTGGGCATGGAAGAAAAGGAAAACTTTATCCAGATGATCTTCAAGGTTAATCCTCCTGGGATTTCAGCTGTGGAGGAGAGGCTGCGGATGATGATTGATGCAATACTAGATGAGAACCTCGATTTCTGGCTGAGGTTCAGCACGGCTTTTCACCAAGTCCAGAAATTCAAGAGTGAGGCACAGGACTTAATAGATGAGATAAAGAAGCTGAGGCGGAAGAAGAAGCAGGAAGGAGGCATCACCTCGCAGCTTAAATCAGAGGTCCGGCCAATATACAAGCACTTGAGGGAGATTCAGACGGAGCTGACCATGTGGCTGGAGCAGCGGGTCAGCCTCAAAGATGAGCTCAAGCGCAGGTTCACGTCGCTGTGCAGCATACAGGAGGAGATCACCACAGCTCTCAAGGAAGGGGTTGAGGAGGACGAGATCATGTTCAGCAGCCATCAAGCTGCAAAGCTGCAAGGTGAGATTCTGAGCATGAAACAGGAGAATAATAAGGTTAGGGAAGAGCTGCAGACATGCCTAGATCATGTCAGTCAGCTGCAGCTTGATATTGAAAAGAATCTGCGACAGTTGAATCGCGAGTTCAGCATCTGCACTGATCAGCCACAGCTGCAGCACGCGATAAGCAGGTCCAAGATTCCTATGAGAAACCTCATATTTGGAACCAAGGTCAAGAAGCAGAAACAGTCACTCTTCAACTTTATGCACACTAATAAAAAAGTGCATGCTATCAGAGCTTTTCCAGCTGTTTGA